Below is a window of Sulfurimonas sp. DNA.
TATTTCGGACTTTGTAGACCATTTTCATTCCATAAAGGGACAAGATAATGGTTCATTCCCCCTATACGCTGAATGTTGTCATATAAACAAACTGCAACACATGAACCAAGTACTGTACTAATTTCAGTTGGTTTAGCACCTATAAATATTTCACCTACGTGGATGAATTTTTTCATATACATGTTAGAACTCTACCATACCGTCACTGTCATCAAATATAAATTCATTTGAACCAATACCTTGCGACAAGTCTACTTCTGCTTTATCAACTTTTGGTATTGTCACCATAAAAATCGTTTTACCGTTTTTTGTAATGTTGTCAATACTTCCGTTTAAAGCTTCAGCAAAACCACGTGCTACACTTAAACCAAGACCTAGTCCGGCAGTTCTTCTAGTGTTTCCAGATTCAAAATGACTAAACCTGTTGTAAATATCTTTTGCATGATCATGTGATACACCTTCACCGGTATCTTCAACAACAAGCACATAATTTTTTTCATTACACCCTATAACTACATCTATCGCAGCGTCGTTATAAGAGTATTCACAAGCGTTAGATATAAGGTTTAAAAGTATCATGTTGATTTTTTGAGAGTCACTTACGATACTTTCAGCGCATTTTGAATCGTAGTTAATAGTCAAGTTTTTATCTTCTATAAGATAGCTGAAATACTCAACGATCTCATCATATATATTTTTAATATCTACTATTGAATAGTCGTTTGCTATTTCACCTGCTTCTATTTCTGAAGCACTAAAGATATTTTTTAGACTAAAATCAAGTTTTAACAACTCCATCTTCATCATAGAAGAGAGCTCTTTAACTTTTTCATCTTCAAATTTTTTATTCATCATATTTGCAAGATTTAAAAGCGATGACATAGGGTTGTTAAACTCATTTTTGATAAGTGATAGAAATCTACTTTTTACATCTTGTGCCTGTTTGTTTTTTTCATTTAGATCAAGGAGCTTTTTCGTCATAAACTCCATCTCTTTTATTGAAGCTTTTTTCTCTTCAAATCTACGTCCAATCTCTTCTAGTAATTCATTGTCTGATGTTTGTGAAATATCCATGATTAACCCTTTATCTTATTTGATATATAGATGGAATTACCATCTTATATGTTTCGTTTTTATTGTGAATTGATTCAGAATGTCCTATAAACAATCTTGAGTGTTTATCTAGAAGTTTTGCATAATGTTCTAAAAGTGTGCTTTGAGTTGCTCTGTCAAAGTATATCATCACGTTTCTGCAAAAGATCATGTCAAATTTATTTTTAAATATTTTAAAGTCTCCAGTCACCAAGTTGAAGATTCTAAAAGTAATATGTTTTTTTAATTCATCTATGATAGAGTAGATTTTTATACCTTTTTCATTAAAAGATTCTATAAAGTATTTTTTGATCATCCCTTTAGGTAATCCCTCTACATCCTTTTGAGTATATTCACCTTTTATGGCTTTTTGCAAAATCTCTTCAGATATATCTGTGGCTAAAATTTTTATATCCCACATATCAAAGTCAGGTATATTTTCATGTAAAAATATCATAATTGTATACGGTTCCTGTCCACTTGAACAAGCCGCACTCCAAATACGAATTCTTTTTTGTTTTTGATCTACTATCTCAAAAAGTTTGTTTTTGAGATATAACCATTGGTTTTCCTCTCTGAAAAAAGAAGTTACATTAGTCGTAATAGCATTAACAAGCATGATAAGCATCTGATCTGTTTTATCATCCTCTATCATTTTATATAGATCTTCATATGTGGAAACACCATATTTACCCAACCATTTTCTAAGACGTGACTGAACAAGCGTTTTTTTGTGATCAGCTAGATTTATGCCAACCTCATTATATATGAGTTGTTGGTATTTTTTAAATGTCCTGTCATTTAGTTGGTTTTGTTCATTCACACTTTGGATACCTCAGGTGCATGTAGTTCCTCTACATTAAGTATAAGTGCAATCTCTCCGCTACCCATTATCGCACTGCCTGATAACTCTTTAATTTTTGAGAGTGTTGGTCCTAGAGACTTGATCACAACTTGTTGACGACCTATAAGATCATCTACCAGTAGGGCATACTTACCGTTTTCATTCTCTAAACACATAAGTGTAGACTCAGATATTTCAGGTCTGTCCTCATTAATGCTAAGGACATGATTGAGTCTTACAATTGGAATCATCTCACCACGAAGGTCTACAAACTCTCCCTTTTTCTTCATTGAGTGAATTATATCTTTTGAAGGTATAAAAGACTCTACGACTGATAAAGTAGGTATTATGAAAGTATCATTTGCACTTTTTACAACCATACCGTCAATAATAGCTAGAGTCAGCGGAAGAAGTATTGTAAAAGTAGAACCTTTACCAACTTCTGATGCTATCTCAACTTTACCTTGAAGTTTTTCAATCGCAGTTCTTACAACGTCAAGCCCTACACCGCGACCAGATATATCGCTGATCGTATCTGCAGTTGAGAAACCTGCCTGCATAATAAGTGAAAATACCTGAGAGTCACTTAGTTCATCATTTTCATTAATCAATCCACGCTCTACAGCTTTTGCAAAAACTTTATCACGGTTAATTCCACGACCGTCATCACTAACTTCGATCGCTATGTTCCCGCCACGGTGGAATGCACGAAGACGTATAACACCGACTTCGTGTTTACCTGCTTCAACTCTATCTTCAGGTGTATCTTCAAGCCCATGATCAATAGCATTTCTCATAATGTGAATTAGCGGATCAGATAGTGAGTCAACCATTGTTTTATCTATCTCTGTTTCAGCACCATCAATCTCTAAAGCAATCTCTTTATTTACTTTTTTAGATGCATCACGTGCAACCCTTTTCATCTTCTCAAACGTATCGTGAACTGCAACCATACGAAGTCCCATTACACGGTTCTGAATAAGGCGCGTAATTTTTGAGAGATGATTTATGGTTTTGCTGACGCTTTCACTTTTAATGCGTTTAATATCTTCGCTTTCAGCTATAAAGTTTTGTGCAATTACAAGCTCACCTACAGAATCAAAAAGTTCATCAAGTTTATTTGTATCTATTTTAACAAACGAACGCATATCACTTTTGCGTCTTTGAGGTATATTACCCTTATCTTGAGGTGCTTCTTTTATCTCTCCTGCTTCAGTT
It encodes the following:
- a CDS encoding sensor histidine kinase translates to MDISQTSDNELLEEIGRRFEEKKASIKEMEFMTKKLLDLNEKNKQAQDVKSRFLSLIKNEFNNPMSSLLNLANMMNKKFEDEKVKELSSMMKMELLKLDFSLKNIFSASEIEAGEIANDYSIVDIKNIYDEIVEYFSYLIEDKNLTINYDSKCAESIVSDSQKINMILLNLISNACEYSYNDAAIDVVIGCNEKNYVLVVEDTGEGVSHDHAKDIYNRFSHFESGNTRRTAGLGLGLSVARGFAEALNGSIDNITKNGKTIFMVTIPKVDKAEVDLSQGIGSNEFIFDDSDGMVEF
- a CDS encoding protein-glutamate O-methyltransferase CheR, yielding MNEQNQLNDRTFKKYQQLIYNEVGINLADHKKTLVQSRLRKWLGKYGVSTYEDLYKMIEDDKTDQMLIMLVNAITTNVTSFFREENQWLYLKNKLFEIVDQKQKRIRIWSAACSSGQEPYTIMIFLHENIPDFDMWDIKILATDISEEILQKAIKGEYTQKDVEGLPKGMIKKYFIESFNEKGIKIYSIIDELKKHITFRIFNLVTGDFKIFKNKFDMIFCRNVMIYFDRATQSTLLEHYAKLLDKHSRLFIGHSESIHNKNETYKMVIPSIYQIR
- a CDS encoding chemotaxis protein CheA — protein: MDKEQIRNIFIEEATEIIENLDVNIINFEENPEDKDILNELFRGVHTLKGSANSFGFTRLGEFVHHFEDVLDHYRNTDDIVDRDSIDIFFSAVDVIKEVMWREVEGDESVPDNYAETLEGIKSILKREKGTSGNDEEMPDLASEFGNSSDDSDDDSKKDKKKKKKKKKKKLQQDGEETEDMDSEDTESNSDYIDEAYSVEDIQRLKDQIQDGENLYHIKLTLDDDIYFRGYDHAKIFKLLSDDGRILESWWDMSNISDLDAFDPERSQIKCVDLFIASRESEDDIREFFEYIEDNEYMIKHVSTEDDDTPEPEPLKDEDIKFGRRAEDKETEAGEIKEAPQDKGNIPQRRKSDMRSFVKIDTNKLDELFDSVGELVIAQNFIAESEDIKRIKSESVSKTINHLSKITRLIQNRVMGLRMVAVHDTFEKMKRVARDASKKVNKEIALEIDGAETEIDKTMVDSLSDPLIHIMRNAIDHGLEDTPEDRVEAGKHEVGVIRLRAFHRGGNIAIEVSDDGRGINRDKVFAKAVERGLINENDELSDSQVFSLIMQAGFSTADTISDISGRGVGLDVVRTAIEKLQGKVEIASEVGKGSTFTILLPLTLAIIDGMVVKSANDTFIIPTLSVVESFIPSKDIIHSMKKKGEFVDLRGEMIPIVRLNHVLSINEDRPEISESTLMCLENENGKYALLVDDLIGRQQVVIKSLGPTLSKIKELSGSAIMGSGEIALILNVEELHAPEVSKV